In one window of Deinococcus aquiradiocola DNA:
- a CDS encoding metallophosphoesterase family protein, whose translation MLLADYVHPFVYRTGFPQGVPDVDLVLAAGDLPGYYLEYLATKLPVPVLYVPGNHENEYVNEGDGRIPARGVTNIHGRVVTVAGLRIAGWGGVPRYRADGEGQYTDFQARVGLGLLALRARRGVDILLTHAPPTGPHAGTDYAHRGCAAIQTFMDRRHPKLVVHGHIHEYEGKKLSYQDQSSGAEVMNAYGYHIVDI comes from the coding sequence ATGCTGCTCGCCGACTACGTGCACCCCTTCGTGTACCGCACGGGGTTCCCGCAGGGCGTGCCGGACGTGGACCTCGTGCTGGCGGCGGGCGACCTGCCCGGCTACTACCTGGAGTACCTGGCGACCAAGCTGCCGGTGCCGGTGCTGTACGTGCCCGGCAACCACGAGAACGAGTACGTGAACGAGGGCGACGGCCGCATCCCGGCGCGCGGCGTGACCAACATCCACGGGCGCGTGGTGACGGTGGCGGGCCTGCGGATCGCCGGGTGGGGCGGCGTGCCCCGCTACCGCGCGGACGGCGAGGGGCAGTACACGGACTTCCAGGCGCGCGTCGGGCTGGGCCTGCTCGCGCTGCGGGCCCGCAGGGGCGTGGACATCCTGCTCACGCACGCGCCGCCCACCGGTCCGCACGCCGGGACGGACTACGCGCACCGGGGCTGCGCCGCCATCCAGACCTTCATGGACCGCCGTCACCCGAAGCTGGTCGTGCACGGCCACATCCACGAGTACGAAGGCAAGAAGCTCTCGTACCAGGATCAGAGCAGCGGCGCAGAGGTCATGAACGCGTACGGGTACCACATCGTCGACATCTGA
- a CDS encoding organic hydroperoxide resistance protein, protein MSNIYTAQATAQGARSGTVRSSDDRLDLHLSVPGEMGGDGGQGTNPEQLFAAGYAACFQSALGVVGRRSKIDTSASEVTAMVGLQKAGLAFALDVELHVKIPGVDRETAEKLMHDAHNVCPYSVATRGNVDVRLIAD, encoded by the coding sequence ATGAGCAACATCTACACCGCACAGGCCACCGCACAGGGCGCACGCTCCGGCACCGTCCGGAGCAGCGACGACCGCCTCGACCTGCACCTCAGCGTCCCCGGCGAGATGGGCGGCGACGGCGGCCAGGGCACCAACCCCGAACAGCTCTTCGCCGCCGGATACGCCGCCTGCTTCCAGAGCGCCCTCGGCGTCGTCGGCCGCCGCAGCAAGATCGACACCAGCGCCAGCGAAGTCACCGCCATGGTCGGCCTGCAGAAAGCCGGACTGGCCTTCGCGCTCGACGTGGAACTCCACGTCAAAATCCCCGGCGTGGACCGCGAAACCGCCGAGAAACTCATGCACGACGCGCACAACGTCTGCCCGTACAGCGTCGCCACGCGCGGCAACGTCGACGTGCGTCTCATCGCAGACTGA
- a CDS encoding ABC transporter substrate-binding protein: MRKNTFLTALLLASTAAPALTAQAQAQKTTLTVFMGSQQRPEIFQPLFDRFTRQNPNIRVRIEQGGATSEAQNSYLTTVLAAKDPSLDIFLIDVVRPATFAAAGWAEPLDSYIPSKDAYIKAFLPGTIASATVNGKLYALPAFTDAQFLYYRKDLLAKYKAKVPTTWDELASTAAKITRAEGGNLQGLNFQGAPIEGAVCNFLELLWSAGGDARNVDSAQGQQGLGFLVNAVKTKLSPASSAEMKTDDSRQQFQAGNVLFGMNWSYAWAHFQGNSPDPTKVKGNVGVAKLPAFGKNGSATCVGGWQWGVSSYSRNKAAAVKLLQFMASADSQRDLAVKGAYLPVRRALYNDPAVVSANPHFKTLFPAVSSARSRPVTPAYPRVSEIVRTNVSAAVSGNKTVDAALKDMQRDLEPLLK, translated from the coding sequence ATGCGCAAGAACACCTTCCTGACCGCCCTGCTGCTCGCCTCCACCGCCGCGCCCGCCCTGACCGCGCAGGCCCAGGCGCAGAAGACCACCCTCACGGTCTTCATGGGATCCCAGCAACGCCCCGAGATCTTCCAGCCGCTCTTCGACCGCTTCACGCGCCAGAACCCCAACATCAGGGTCCGCATCGAGCAGGGCGGCGCGACCAGCGAAGCGCAGAACAGCTACCTCACCACCGTCCTCGCCGCCAAGGACCCCAGCCTCGACATCTTCCTGATCGACGTGGTGCGCCCCGCCACCTTCGCCGCCGCCGGGTGGGCCGAACCGCTCGACAGCTACATCCCCAGCAAGGACGCCTATATCAAGGCCTTCCTGCCCGGCACCATCGCCTCCGCCACCGTGAACGGCAAACTGTACGCGCTGCCCGCCTTCACGGACGCGCAGTTCCTGTACTACCGCAAGGACCTGCTCGCCAAGTACAAGGCCAAGGTCCCCACCACCTGGGACGAACTCGCCAGCACCGCCGCGAAGATCACTAGGGCCGAGGGCGGCAACCTGCAGGGCCTGAACTTCCAGGGCGCGCCCATCGAGGGCGCCGTCTGCAACTTCCTGGAACTGCTGTGGTCGGCGGGCGGCGACGCGCGCAACGTGGACAGCGCCCAGGGCCAGCAGGGTCTCGGGTTCCTCGTAAACGCCGTCAAGACGAAACTCAGCCCCGCCAGCAGCGCCGAGATGAAAACCGACGACTCCCGCCAGCAGTTCCAGGCCGGAAACGTCCTGTTCGGCATGAACTGGAGTTACGCCTGGGCGCACTTCCAGGGCAACAGCCCCGACCCCACCAAGGTCAAGGGCAACGTCGGCGTGGCGAAACTCCCCGCCTTCGGCAAGAACGGCAGCGCCACCTGCGTCGGCGGCTGGCAGTGGGGCGTGAGCAGCTACAGCCGCAACAAGGCCGCCGCCGTGAAGCTCCTGCAGTTCATGGCGAGCGCCGACAGCCAGCGCGACCTGGCCGTGAAGGGCGCGTACCTGCCGGTGCGCCGCGCGCTGTACAACGACCCGGCCGTGGTGAGCGCCAACCCGCACTTCAAGACGCTGTTCCCGGCCGTGTCGAGCGCCCGCTCGCGCCCCGTGACGCCCGCGTACCCGCGCGTGTCGGAAATCGTCCGCACGAACGTGTCCGCCGCCGTGTCCGGCAACAAGACCGTGGACGCCGCCCTGAAAGACATGCAGCGCGACCTGGAACCGCTGCTGAAGTGA
- a CDS encoding carbohydrate ABC transporter permease: MTTPTPARPRARRTLSEEGLALLLLLPAALIFGAVMLYPMLTTLYNSLFVNSLTEPYLGTPFVGLKHYADMLHDGRFLNALRNTLVYGLLTVSGSFLIGVPMALVAHAESRARWLARVAMLLPWAMPPVISALIFQWLFNGQYGVVNDLLVRLHLVSSPVAFLTSPVLAGVVLVVTVVWKTSSFVALIALGGLQGIPQELTEAAEVDGAGRVQSFWRVTLPMLAPALAVAFIFRAISAIQVFDIPYALTGGGPTASQYGATETLGIYIYRTTLEFLDFGYGAALSVALFAVSLAITALYVRFVRGDA, from the coding sequence ATGACGACGCCCACGCCTGCCCGCCCCCGGGCACGCCGCACGCTGAGCGAGGAGGGACTGGCGCTGCTGCTGCTGCTGCCCGCCGCCCTGATCTTCGGCGCGGTGATGCTCTACCCGATGCTCACCACCCTGTACAACAGCCTCTTCGTGAACAGCCTCACCGAACCGTACCTGGGGACGCCGTTCGTGGGCCTCAAGCACTACGCCGACATGCTGCACGACGGCCGCTTCCTGAACGCGCTGCGCAACACGCTCGTGTACGGCCTGCTGACCGTCAGCGGCTCCTTCCTGATCGGCGTGCCGATGGCGCTCGTCGCGCACGCCGAGAGCCGCGCACGCTGGCTCGCGCGCGTCGCGATGCTGCTTCCGTGGGCCATGCCGCCCGTCATCAGCGCCCTGATCTTCCAGTGGCTCTTCAACGGGCAGTACGGCGTCGTGAACGACCTGCTCGTGCGGCTGCACCTCGTCTCGTCACCCGTCGCCTTCCTGACCAGTCCGGTGCTGGCGGGCGTGGTGCTCGTCGTGACGGTCGTGTGGAAGACCTCCAGTTTCGTGGCGCTCATCGCGCTGGGCGGCCTGCAGGGCATCCCGCAGGAACTCACGGAGGCGGCCGAGGTGGACGGCGCCGGGCGGGTCCAGAGCTTCTGGCGCGTCACGCTCCCCATGCTCGCCCCGGCGCTCGCGGTGGCGTTCATCTTCCGGGCCATCAGCGCCATCCAGGTGTTCGACATCCCGTACGCCCTCACGGGCGGCGGCCCCACCGCGTCGCAGTACGGCGCGACCGAGACGCTCGGCATCTACATCTACCGCACCACGCTGGAATTCCTGGACTTCGGGTACGGCGCGGCCCTCAGCGTCGCCCTGTTCGCCGTGAGTCTCGCCATCACCGCGCTGTACGTGCGCTTCGTGCGGGGGGACGCGTGA
- a CDS encoding carbohydrate ABC transporter permease: protein MKREALPARLARYAGLILLIVGGTFPLVWIALTSLKSGPELQQFPVQYLPTHPAWSNYARVFTEQPFATFFVNSLIVSGVSTVLCVVVASLAAYALARLKLRRRNVYTTLVVVFSMFPVISLVVPLFRILRGANLLNTYPALILPYTALSLPVAILVLIAFFGSIPRDLEAAAMIDGCSRLGALRRVVVPLSAPGIVTAALLVFVNSWNEFLLALSFNTSRTMRTVSVGVTLYQGEFAFPWPLISAAIVIAVVPLVLLIVLFQKRFVTGLTAGGVKA, encoded by the coding sequence GTGAAACGCGAGGCGCTCCCAGCACGGCTCGCGCGGTACGCGGGCCTCATCCTGCTGATCGTGGGCGGCACGTTCCCGCTCGTGTGGATCGCGCTCACCAGCCTCAAGAGCGGCCCGGAACTGCAGCAGTTCCCCGTCCAGTACCTGCCCACGCACCCCGCGTGGAGCAACTACGCGCGCGTGTTCACCGAGCAGCCCTTCGCGACGTTCTTCGTGAATTCCCTGATCGTGTCGGGCGTCAGTACCGTGCTGTGCGTGGTCGTCGCGTCGCTCGCCGCGTACGCGCTCGCGCGCCTCAAGCTGCGCCGCCGCAACGTGTACACGACGCTGGTGGTGGTGTTCAGCATGTTTCCCGTCATCAGTCTGGTCGTGCCGCTCTTCCGGATCCTGCGCGGCGCGAACCTGCTGAACACGTACCCGGCCCTGATCCTGCCGTACACGGCGCTGTCCCTGCCGGTCGCGATCCTGGTCCTCATCGCCTTCTTCGGCAGCATTCCGCGCGACCTGGAGGCGGCCGCCATGATCGACGGCTGCTCGCGGCTCGGCGCGCTGCGGCGCGTGGTGGTGCCGCTCAGCGCGCCCGGCATCGTGACGGCCGCGCTGCTGGTGTTCGTGAACAGCTGGAACGAGTTCCTGCTGGCCCTGTCCTTCAACACCAGCCGCACCATGCGGACCGTGTCGGTCGGCGTGACGCTGTACCAGGGCGAGTTCGCGTTCCCGTGGCCGCTGATTTCGGCCGCCATCGTGATCGCCGTGGTGCCGCTCGTGCTGCTGATCGTGCTGTTCCAGAAGCGTTTCGTGACCGGCCTGACCGCCGGCGGCGTCAAGGCCTGA
- a CDS encoding LLM class flavin-dependent oxidoreductase, whose product MTHPDPHAPTQGAPSTSEFLWFAQLSRDGEFIGTAARPPRRPTLEYVSSLIETAAEAGFTSLLTATNYHSEHENYTAAIAALARTRGAGLLIAVRPGMFHPAMYAKMIATAQNLFPGRVRVNIVTGSSPAENAMYGDFEAHAQRYERTREFMLILRQLWTQPGPQQYASDIYRFENTVLEPAPVQPIPLYFGGASEAAQRVAAELADVYLLWGERRDMLEERLAQMRTLEQEYGRTLRYGLRTHVVVRETEDEAWQAAERLISRVDPEVRRAFVESYSRVDGVGQLRQFRMLQEAGDSLLVEPHLWAGVGMARSGVGVAIVGNPEQVAGKIREYEEMGISTFIFSGYPHLEEARRFGELVMPLLKGGTAEERVLHATGVAPVA is encoded by the coding sequence ATGACCCACCCCGACCCGCACGCGCCCACGCAGGGCGCTCCGTCCACGTCCGAATTCCTGTGGTTCGCGCAGCTGTCCCGCGACGGCGAGTTCATCGGCACTGCTGCCAGACCGCCGCGCAGGCCCACGCTGGAGTACGTGTCCAGCCTGATCGAGACGGCAGCCGAGGCGGGCTTCACCAGCCTGCTGACCGCCACCAACTACCACTCCGAGCACGAGAACTACACGGCGGCCATCGCGGCGCTCGCCCGGACGCGCGGCGCGGGCCTCTTGATCGCGGTGCGGCCCGGCATGTTCCACCCCGCCATGTACGCCAAGATGATCGCCACCGCCCAGAACCTCTTCCCGGGGCGGGTGCGGGTGAACATCGTGACAGGCTCCAGTCCCGCCGAGAACGCCATGTACGGCGACTTCGAGGCGCACGCGCAGCGCTACGAGCGCACGCGGGAATTCATGCTGATCCTGCGGCAGCTGTGGACGCAGCCGGGACCGCAGCAGTACGCGTCGGACATCTACAGGTTCGAGAACACGGTGCTGGAGCCCGCGCCCGTGCAGCCCATCCCGCTGTACTTCGGCGGGGCGAGCGAGGCGGCGCAGCGCGTCGCGGCGGAACTCGCGGACGTGTACCTGCTGTGGGGCGAGCGGCGCGACATGCTGGAGGAACGCCTCGCGCAGATGCGGACGCTGGAGCAGGAGTACGGCAGGACGCTGCGGTACGGCCTGCGGACGCACGTGGTCGTGCGTGAGACGGAAGACGAGGCGTGGCAGGCCGCCGAGCGCCTCATCTCACGGGTGGACCCGGAGGTCAGGCGCGCCTTCGTGGAGAGTTACAGCCGCGTGGACGGCGTGGGGCAGCTGCGGCAGTTCCGGATGCTGCAGGAGGCGGGAGACAGTCTGCTGGTCGAGCCGCACCTGTGGGCGGGCGTCGGCATGGCCCGCAGCGGTGTGGGCGTCGCCATCGTCGGGAATCCGGAGCAGGTGGCGGGCAAGATCCGCGAGTACGAGGAGATGGGCATCTCGACCTTCATCTTCAGCGGCTACCCGCATCTGGAGGAGGCGCGCCGCTTCGGGGAGCTGGTCATGCCACTCCTGAAGGGCGGCACGGCAGAAGAACGGGTGCTGCACGCGACGGGCGTCGCTCCCGTCGCCTGA
- a CDS encoding DUF4388 domain-containing protein — protein sequence MQGLFFDAPLIGVLELLHVSRKTGVLTADAELPFFLDFQDGQITNGGIVDWQGLDAIYAAPLLPEQGSFSFRVQDVSGEVLAPYGKITADWARYSDDWSQMCAVIGSPSALFRGDLPLFDDAEGRSVRAAAQSAQLPLFEVAERVVAGIRSGRLFPMDRSAWYALKLRHQLGSGRGGRVAAALNGEKTMGDLLAEGFTVAELRDYLIFEIRAGLRFPGCGWVLRDLVWEKQHAARP from the coding sequence ATGCAGGGTCTGTTCTTTGACGCACCACTCATCGGCGTGCTGGAACTTCTTCATGTGAGTCGCAAGACAGGCGTGCTGACGGCAGACGCGGAGCTGCCATTCTTCCTGGACTTCCAGGACGGGCAGATCACCAACGGCGGCATCGTCGACTGGCAGGGCCTGGATGCCATCTACGCCGCGCCGCTCCTGCCGGAACAGGGCAGCTTCAGCTTCAGGGTGCAGGACGTCAGTGGCGAGGTGCTCGCCCCCTACGGCAAGATCACGGCCGACTGGGCGCGCTACAGCGACGACTGGAGCCAGATGTGCGCCGTGATCGGCAGCCCCAGTGCCCTCTTCAGGGGCGACCTCCCCCTCTTCGACGACGCCGAGGGCCGCAGCGTCCGCGCGGCCGCGCAGAGCGCGCAACTGCCGCTCTTCGAGGTGGCCGAACGCGTCGTGGCCGGCATCCGCTCCGGCCGTCTCTTCCCGATGGACCGCTCCGCATGGTACGCCCTGAAACTCCGCCACCAGCTCGGCAGCGGGCGCGGCGGACGCGTGGCCGCCGCCCTGAACGGTGAGAAGACCATGGGCGACCTGCTCGCCGAAGGGTTCACGGTCGCCGAACTGCGCGACTACCTGATCTTCGAGATCCGCGCCGGACTTCGCTTTCCCGGCTGCGGCTGGGTGCTGCGCGACCTCGTGTGGGAAAAGCAGCACGCCGCCCGTCCCTGA